DNA from Bacteroidales bacterium:
CAGCTGGGGGCCTGTTGACGGGACGAAAACCATCACAATCAGCATAGTAAGCAACAATAATATCAGCTTTAATGATACCACAACATTTTATATTGCTGACACACCCGGCACCATGCAATGGCTTTCATCGCGCAATATTTCATGGGTAATGGGTGTTGATACCAAAAACAATATTTACGATGATTTGTTCATATACACCGGAAAGGGAGAATATACCGCACTTGATGGAGACCATACGGCAGATATGGTTGAATTTAACGCTAATGTCATCAGTGCTTTACAATTCACAAATTGGTGTTACTGGATAGGTAGCGGAAAAGCAGAGGTTATGCCTGAAAAACTTTCTGCCAGAACAATAACATTCTTAGATAGTTGCACAAACCGGGTGAAGGTTACCCTGGATAATGTGGATGAGTATGTAAACTTTTAGGTCTTCTGCTTTTTCTTCTTAGCAGCCGGAAACAGCACATTATTCAGGATAAGCCTGTAGCCGGGAGAACTTGTATAAAGATTTAATTCTGTAGGAGGGTCATAAACGAAGTGCTGATAATCTTCAGGGTCATGGCCTCCGAGAAAAGTCCACATGCCTTTGCCATAATCACCATGTAAGTATTTTACTTCTTCAAGCGATTTGTTTTCTCCCATAATCAGCACACTGGGTTTGACATATTTTTTGCTGAAAGCTGTGCTTTGCCCCATAAAAGCCCTTATGATTTTTTCGTGGTTCTGGCAAAGCATGGTCGGCACAGGGTCCCATTTGGCAGAAAATTCAAACAAAGTGAAAAAATCGTTCTGAGATAATACTTTTCTGGTCAGGGAAACATCAATATTTGAAATTTCATATTGATAAGGGTTTGTAACTATGGTAAAATCGGTAAAAGCAAAACATCTGGAGTAATCAAGCTTCTGCTGTGCTTTCGTGTCAATAGGGTCCCCATCGAACATCACGTCGCAAATATCAACGCCTTCTGCGGCCAACGCAATATCGTAACTGTCGGGCGCCGAACACATTGAAAATAAGTAGCCTCCACCGGCTACAAAATCACGTATCTTTTTTGCCACCGCCAGCTTAAGTTGTGAAACTTTTGTGTAGCCGAGTTTTTTGGCGGTTTCTTCCTGCAGGCGTTGGTCTTCCCTGTACCAGGAGGCATTTTTGTAATTCGCCCAGAATTTCCCGTACTGCCCTGTGAAATCTTCATGATGCATGTGCAGCCAGTCATATACAGGTAAAACGCCCTGAAGGACTTCTTCATCGTAAACCACCTCATAAGGTATTTCCGAATAAGTAAGCGCCAAAGTAACTGCGTCATCCCAGGGCAGCTTGTTTTTGGGTGAATAAACGGCAATTTTTGGGGCTTTGACAAGTTTTACTTCATCCATATTTACTTCCGGGTCAGCAATTTCCATAAGAATCACCGAGGCCTGCACATCAGAAATCACCTCAAAAGAAACTCCACGAAGGTTACATTCCTTCTGAAAAGCATCAATATATTTTGTCATAAAACTACCACCGCGATAATTCAGCAGCCAGCTTACCTCAACTTCTTTCTGTACAATCCAATAAGCTATGCCATAAGCCTTCAGATGGTTTGTCTGCGACTCATCCATTGGGATAAGAATATAAGCACCGAAAGCCGGTTTAAGGGAAATGGCTATAATGCAAATAATTAAAAACTTTATGAATCTCATCCTGTGAAACTAAAACTTATTTTGTATAACGAATTTGACTTACAAGTATTATGCAATAGAGGGTTGAATTCTATATGAAATTTTAAAAAATTTTCAAAATTCTTTAAAACGGGGTTTCTTCATTATCGTTATCAACAGCTTTTTTTTCCGTTTTTTTATTCATCTTCGATTGTACGATTTTTGTGGTGCCGGGGTAAAAGTTTTCATTAGCAGGAATATCAACATCGTCATATCCTGTATGGCCTTCAAAATCTGAAAACTTCCCTATTTCACGCTTAAAGCGTAATTTTACTTCTCCAGGCTGCCCGTTGCGGTGTTTGGCAAGTATGATTTCCGCCAGGCCTCGTGTCGGAGTTTGCTCCGAATCATCAAAAATGTCAATTTTGTAATATTCGGGGCGGTAAATAAACATGACAAGGTCGGCATCCTGCTCAATGGCGCCCGATTCACGAAGGTCAGACAATATAGGCCTTTTGGAACCTGGACGTTTTTCTACTTCACGGCTGAGCTGCGACAATGCAATAATCGGGATGTTCAGTTCTTTGGCCAGCCCTTTCAAAGCCCTTGAGATGCTGCTTATTTCCTGTTCACGCATGCCTCCCCGGGTTTCTATGCTTGCCGACATCAGTTGCAGGTAGTCAACAATAATTAACTGAACATTATGCTGGGCAACCAGCCTGCGAGATTTAGCTCTTAACTCAAATACAGATAAGGCAGGGGTATCGTCAATAAATATCTGTGCATTTTCAAGCTTCTTAATGCGGTAATTCAATTGTTCCCATTCATGGTCTTCAAGATTTCCACGCCTCAGACGATCTGACGGGAGTTCTGTTTCCAGCGAAATCAGTCGCATCACCAACTGTATGGCCGACATTTCAAGCGAGAAAAAAGCTACTGGTTTTTCCCAGTCAATGGAAGCATTGCGCGCCAGGCTGAGCACAAAAGCCGTTTTACCCATGGAGGGGCGACCTGCAAGAATTATCAGGTCCGACTTTTGCCAACCTGCAGTGAGCTTGTCCAATTCATAAAAACCTGATGGGACACCTAAGGTAGAAACACTATTTTTTTCGCTGGCCTCTTTGGCAGTTTCAATTTCCTTGATAGCTTCTTTCAGAATAGAATGCATGTCGGAATATTTTCTGCGAAGATGGGTGTCGCTTACATTGAACAAATTTCTTTCGGCCTTGTCGAGCAACTCAAAAACATCTGTAGTGTCTTCAAAGGCATCGGAGCTTATTTCGGATGAAATACGTATTAATTCTCTTTGAATAAACTTTTGAAGCAAAATTCTGGAGTGGTATTCGATATTTGCTGAAGAAGCCACGCTGGAGGTAAGCTGAGCAACATAATAAGGTCCTCCGGCAACCTCAAGCAAACCTATAGTTTTAAGTTCATTGGTTACGGTAAGTATATCTACCGGTTGCGATTTGTTAAACAAATTATAAATGGCTTCAAAAATAAATTTATGAGAGTCTTTATAAAACACTTCCGGTTTTAGGATTTCTATCACATTCGCCAGGGCATCTTTTTCAAGCATCATAGCCCCAAGAACCACTTCCTCAAGCTCCACAGCCTGAGGAGGAATCTTACCATATTGCAAAAAAGATTGCTCAGAAATAACAGGTGCAACAGGTTTTTTCTTTTTTTCTACCATATTAAAAAATTACTTTCCAAAAATAAGCTAATAAGAGCCTTGATGGTTAAGATTTGTTAGAAAAATTTATTAACATAAGTTTTTTTGGTAAAAATTTTTGAAGTGACTGAAGAAAAATGATTCATCAATCAACAAATACAGGGGCAGAGCCCCAAGATATTTTTAAATCTAAAAACTACTCTGAAATTAATAGTGCAAAGCACCGTAACATAACATGTATTATATAATAAAACACCTGCACACTACCCAATGATTTAACGCAATGATATTGACGTGCTTCGCACCAAAAATTTATCACTTAAACCCGGATAAGTATTTTATAAAAAAAATTCATGGATATAGAAAACTGATTTTATTAACCAACTGCAAGTACAATTATGTCAGCACATCAAAAAAAGATATGCCTCCTCGACACCATCATTGTGAACATGCAACAGGAACTAAACACGAATTACGAAAGCTTCAATGCCAACCAGGCAAAAATGTCAGAATTGGTAAAAGAAACCAAAACCAAAGAGCTGCAGGATTTGCAGGGCAGGATACGCAGTTTTCAGACATCTGCCAGGAAGACCTTTAAAAAAATATTCAGAACTGTTGCAGCCAATCATTGACAAAGCTAGAAGCGCCATTGAAAAAGTGGCAAAAGACAATGGCTATAGCCTGATTCTTTATTCCAGAGAAGGAATATTGCTCTATGCTACCCCTTCTGAAGATATTTTACCGCTGGAAAAAAAAGAATTGGGAATCAAATAATCTTATCTTTTTACATACTTTTTTTTCTTTATCTGAGTTTTATAATTTGATTTCTATACCTATAATGTATTACCAATAATGAAACTAACGGCTTGTATTCTCTTATGGTCTCTCTGCGCTATCAATCTTTGTTGGGGGCAAGCCGTCAGTATTAACATTAAAGACAATAAAAAAAAACCGCTTCCAGGCGTTTCGGTAAAACTTACCAAAGTGGAGGATTCGGTTGCCATGCTTGGAGCTACTGATAATAAAGGCATTGCCCGGTTTGAAAATATCCAAAATGGCTTGTATGTTGTTAAGTTGAGCTACATCGGATTTGAGACACTCGAAAAATCCATAACCATAAAATCCGAGGCACGCACTTTCAGCTTTCAGTTGAAAGAAGGGGCAATAACCCTCGGAGAAGTTTCGGTAGCAGCTCAAAAACCTCTTATCCGCCAGGAAGACGATAAGATGATTGTGGACCCGCTGCCGCTGATAAATACAAGCACCAACACTCTGGAAGTACTTGAAAAAACTCCCGGCATTTACGTTGACCAAGACGGAGGCGTTTACCTGACCGGCACCTCCCCTGCCACAATTTTCATCAACGGCAGGGAACAAAAAATGAGTAATCAGGATATCGCATCCCTTTTGCGAAACCTTCCTCCCGGTAGTGTAGATAAAATTGAAGTGCTCCGCACACCTTCCACAAAATACGACGCATCAAGCTCAGGAGGCATAATAAATATCGTCCTGAAAAAAGGAGTGAAAATCGGACAGTTTGGAACGGTGAATGCAGGAATGAACCAGGGTTTTTATGGGAATCAGTTTGCAGGGTTTAATTATAATTACAGCGGTTTAAAAACAACGGCATATATAAATCTGAATTACACCCATCGCGAAAGAATGGAGCAGCTTAATAATTTTCGCCTGCTGGCATCCGACACACTTCTTTCGCAGTCGGGGCGCTCAAGGTATAATACTCATAACGCATACCTCGGTTATGGGGTGAGTTACGATATCAACGAAAAAACAAGTTTCAGCTACGACGGCAGAATAAATGGCGGGGTGCCGTATTCCTGCACAAACAACTCCAATGTCATTAATACAAGCAGTGAATTGCTGCTGGCGGAAAATGACAATAAAATTGATAACCACTCAAAAAACCTTAACATTCAACAAGATTTTGGATTGTTGTGGAAGTTAGACACTTCCGGCTCCAACCTCGATACCAAATTAACATATAGCTTCAACAACAACAGCAATGTTCAGGATTATATATCAAATTACTCCCTGCCTGTATATGCTGAAATTCTTGGGAAAGGCAATAACCTGCAGCAAAGGCATTTTATTATTTTTCAGTCAGACCTCACCTGGCAGTTTCCCTATAAAATAAAAATGGAGGCAGGCATCAAAAGTTCCTACCAGAACTACGACAGCGATGCCGATTATCTTATAAACACCGGGGGCACTTACGAACAGGATTCACGAAGAACCAACGCCTTCCTGTACCAGGAAAATATCAATGCTGCCTATATTCAGGCATCAAAAACATTCGGAAAATACTTCACCGTGAAAACTGGTGTCCGCATGGAACACACCTTTATGAAAGGCAGGCAAAGCATCCCCTCCGATACAAGTTTCTTAATCAACAGGGTCGACTGGTTCCCGTATATTTATATCAGCCGGCGCATCGTAAAAGTTCTTGGCATTGAATTGAAAGGCTATCTGATTTACCGCCGTACCATCAGCCGGCCGGATTATCAGAACCTGAACCCTTATGTTAAATATGTGGATGAATTTCTTTACGAAACAGGGAACCCTTCCCTCAAGCCACAGTTCACCGACAATTATGAAGTCAACATCAGCTTCCAGGAATTTCCTGTGCTAGCTTTCGGACAGAACTTCACCAAAGATATTTTTTCCGGCGTGGTTTACCAGGATGAAAACCAGCAGGCCATATCCGTAAGGACTTTTGACAACCTGGGAAAAAGCACTGAAACCTATTTCAGGCTGATGGTGGGAATACCGCCGGGGAAAAAATATTTCTTTGCGCTTGGCGCACAGTATAATTACAACAAATACAATGGAATATATGATAACCAGCAGATTGATTACAGCAGGGACAGCTGGAGGCTCTTCACTTTTCATTCACTCACTTTGTTCAAATATACCAAAATCACTTTAAGCGGTTTTATGATGGTACACGGGCAGATGAATTTTTACGAGTTAAAGAATTTCGGGCAATTAAACATTGGGCTCAGTCAGTCATTTCTTAACGGCAAACTCACCCTGTCGCTTAGCGCCAGAGATGTGCTTAAAACCGTGAAAACCAAGTTTGAACTTAACCAGGGTTCGATACATATATACGGTGACAGGTACACCGACAGCCAGCGCTTTGGGATAAACATCAGGTATAATTTCGGTATAAAGAAAAAGGAAGTAAGAAAAGGCTTTATGCAATTTGAGGAAGAGGAATAGTTATTTAGTATTGGTTGCTGCTAAAAAATTGAATGCTGCAAACAAAAATTAACCTAAAAAATTTACATATACCCGGAACGAAAGCCCATGCAAATTATACAAAGCTGCTCGCCGCGATAAATTCGCATTTCCTTTCGAAATAACCAAAATGGATGAGCCTGTAGCAATCACTCGTATGTCAGTATAATCATCATATATTTGTTTCATTGTTTAGGCAACATACCAGACGACACTTTTATAATTCGGCTTCACTGCGGGTAAAAAGCGCTATCTTCTGCACAAATTATATTGATGGAGTAATGGTAAAATAGCCTGTGATATTAATATCTTCAAACCTTTGATAAAACAAAAAAACCGGTGATTTCTCCCCGGTTTTTCCCAACTTAATTATGAAAAATTACGCGGTCAGTACCAATTCTTTCTGTTCAATAAGTTTGCGGAGGTTGATAAGCGCATAGCGCATCCTTCCCAGGGCCGTATTGATGCTGACATTGGTTGATTCGGCAATGTCCTTAAAACTCATATCGTAATAATGCCGCATTATCAGTACTTCTTTCTGCTCTTCGGGCAAATATTCTATAAGAGAACGGACATCGTTATGAATCTGGTCGTGGACCATTTTATCCTCGATGGAATTGTCGAGAATGCGCACAGTATCGAAAACATCGTAGGTTTCGCTGTTTTCAATGATGGGAATCCTTTTTGATTTGCGAAAGTGGTCAATAATAAGGTTGTGTGCAATACGCATCACCCATTGAAGAAACTTGCCTTCTTCTTTGTATGCACCGGTACGTATTGTATTAATCACTTTCACAAAAGTGTCCTGAAAAATATCTTCCGACAAATGAACATCCTTAACAACCATCAGGATGTAAGAATAGATTCTTTTCTTGTGTCGGTTTATCAGGACTTCAAGGCTGGCGTGATTACCGGATAAATAACTATCAATTAACGCCTGGTCGTTGGTTAATTGCAGTGTCATATTACCTCCCGTTTTATATAATAAAATCAGGGTAATTTTTTATCCGATATGAAGTCCTCCAAATTTAAGTTATACGATAATTATTTAACGATGTATTTGAAAAAAATATTGTGAAAACATCAAATAACATTGCAAAGATATAACATTTTTTTACGAACTCCAAGCTTTATTTTCTTAATTTTGAAAAAATTTAGATTTTTTAACTTTTTTGCTTTTTATAACTAATGGAAATTACTAATAATGAACACATTGAGACCAAAGGCCACATACTAATAAAAAACGCCCGTGTTCATAACCTCAAAAACTTCAGCATTACATTACCGCGAAACAAATTAATTGTCATTACAGGCTTGTCAGGTTCCGGGAAATCTTCCCTTGCTTTTGACACTTTATATGCTGAAGGCCAGCGCCGTTATGTCGAAAGCTTAAGTTCCTATGCCCGGCAGTTCCTTGGCAGGATGCCCAAACCGGAAGTGGATTTTATCAAAGGGCTACCGCCCGCCATAGCCATTGAACAAAAAGTCAAGACTCACAACCCCCGTTCTACAGTGGGCACCAGTACAGAAATATACGACTACCTGAAACTGCTTTTTGCAAGAATAGGAAAAACCATCTCACCTGTATCCGGCAGGGAAGTGAAAAAGCATAATGTTACAGATGTGGTGGATTATATCATTTCACAACCACAAGAAAGCCATATTTATATTGAATGCCCACTGGTATTAAATAACGGCCGCACCCTGCAGGAACACATACAGGTACTACTCCAGCAAGGCTACCGCCGAATCAGAATAGATAAGGAAGTATTGACTATTCATGATATTGACTTATCCGTACAAAAAATTAAAGCAAAAGAAAAAATCAATCTTATCGTTGACAGAATCATTAACAATACCGAAACTGCTGTGGGCCGCGAACGAATAGCCGACTCCGTACAAACAGCATTTTTTGAAGGCAAAGGCAGTTGTGTCATAATAACTGAGACAAACGGCAAAAGCACTTCAAGGGTTTTCTCTGAAAGGTTTGAAATGGACAACATGACTTTTGAAGACCCTTCCGTGAACTTATTTACTTTCAACAACCCTTATGGCGCCTGCAAAGTTTGTGAAGGCTTCGGCAGTGTTATAGGAATAGATGAAGATCTGGTGATACCCAACAAAAACCTTTCTGTTTACGAAGATGCTGTAGCCTGCTGGAAAGGCGAGAAAATGAGCGAATGGAAAGAAGAACTTATAAAAAAAGCTTACATATTTGATTTTCCTATCCACAAACCATATATGGAGCTTTCCGAAGCGCAAAAAAAACTCTTATGGGAAGGCAACAGCTATTTTGGCGGCATTAACGAGTTTTTCAAATACGTGGAAACACAAACCTACAAAATCCAATACCGTGTGATGCAGGCCAGGTACCGGGGAAAAACCATCTGCCCCGACTGTAAAGGCACCAGGCTGAGAAAAGATGCTTCCTATGTTATGGTAGGTGGAAAATCTATTATTGACGCTGTGTTGATGCCTGTGGAAGAACTTCTGAATTTCATGAAGAACCTCAGATTGAATGAGTACGAAAAAACTGTTTCCCGGCGCATCCTGACGGAGCTCATACAACGGCTGATGTTTCTAACAGATGTGGGCCTGGGATACCTGACACTGAACCGCGCTTCGAACACCTTGTCGGGAGGAGAATCGCAACGAATCAATCTGGCCACAGCCCTTGGCAGCAGCCTTGTAGGTTCTTTATACATTCTTGACGAACCCAGCATAGGCTTGCATCCACGCGACACCTCAAGGCTCATCAGCGTGTTGAAACGGCTGAGAAACATCGGGAACACCGTGGTTGTAGTAGAGCATGATGAAGACATCATCAGGGCATCCGACCAGATAGCCGACATAGGCCCTCTGGCAGGCATGCACGGCGGCGAACTCGTATTTCAGGGCACATACGACGAACTGCTGAAGTTTGATGGCTCTCTTACATCAAAATACCTCAGGAAAGCAACATCCATCCCGCTGCCAAAATTCCGTAGACCATGGAAACAATATATTGAAGTATGCGGCGCCCATGAACACAACCTGAAAAACATCTGCGTAAAATTTCCCCTAAATGCATTTACGGTAGTCACCGGTGTAAGCGGCTCAGGAAAAACCACACTGGTCAAAAAGACACTCTTTTCTGCATTAAAAAAAATCTATGGCGGGCATTCTGAACGTAGCGGAAAACACCTGAAAATTGAAGGAAACACAGACCGTGTTGCCAATGTGGAATATGTGGACCAGAACCCTATCGGAAAATCTTCACGCTCCAACCCTGTAACTTATGTGAAAGCTTACGACGATATAAGGGCTTTATATTGCGACCAGCCGCTTTCGAAAGTTAGGGGCTTTAAACCAGGATACTTTTCATTCAACATTCCCGGCGGGCGGTGTGAAGAATGCCAGGGCGACGGCTATGTGACGGTGGAAATGCAGTTTATGGCCGACATTCACCTGAAGTGCGAAAGTTGCGGAGGCAAACGCTTTAAAGACGAGGTGCTCGATATCGTATGGAACGGAAAAAATATTACTGATGTCCTTGACCTAACCATAGAAGAAGCGCTGAAATTTTTCGACAGCCAGGGAAAAAGAAACTCATTGGAAGCACACATAGTAAACAAACTGCAACCTCTTGCCGATGTTGGATTGGGTTATGTCAAACTCGGGCAACCATCAAGCACGCTCAGCGGTGGCGAAGCACAGCGGCTTAAGCTCGCCAGCTTCCTCACCAAAGGCAGTGTGGACAGGGCTACTCTCTTTATTTTTGACGAACCGACAACCGGGCTTCATTTTCATGACATTCACAAACTTTATGAAGCATTC
Protein-coding regions in this window:
- a CDS encoding OmpH family outer membrane protein → MQPIIDKARSAIEKVAKDNGYSLILYSREGILLYATPSEDILPLEKKELGIK
- the dnaB gene encoding replicative DNA helicase, with amino-acid sequence MVEKKKKPVAPVISEQSFLQYGKIPPQAVELEEVVLGAMMLEKDALANVIEILKPEVFYKDSHKFIFEAIYNLFNKSQPVDILTVTNELKTIGLLEVAGGPYYVAQLTSSVASSANIEYHSRILLQKFIQRELIRISSEISSDAFEDTTDVFELLDKAERNLFNVSDTHLRRKYSDMHSILKEAIKEIETAKEASEKNSVSTLGVPSGFYELDKLTAGWQKSDLIILAGRPSMGKTAFVLSLARNASIDWEKPVAFFSLEMSAIQLVMRLISLETELPSDRLRRGNLEDHEWEQLNYRIKKLENAQIFIDDTPALSVFELRAKSRRLVAQHNVQLIIVDYLQLMSASIETRGGMREQEISSISRALKGLAKELNIPIIALSQLSREVEKRPGSKRPILSDLRESGAIEQDADLVMFIYRPEYYKIDIFDDSEQTPTRGLAEIILAKHRNGQPGEVKLRFKREIGKFSDFEGHTGYDDVDIPANENFYPGTTKIVQSKMNKKTEKKAVDNDNEETPF
- a CDS encoding asparagine synthetase B, which produces MRFIKFLIICIIAISLKPAFGAYILIPMDESQTNHLKAYGIAYWIVQKEVEVSWLLNYRGGSFMTKYIDAFQKECNLRGVSFEVISDVQASVILMEIADPEVNMDEVKLVKAPKIAVYSPKNKLPWDDAVTLALTYSEIPYEVVYDEEVLQGVLPVYDWLHMHHEDFTGQYGKFWANYKNASWYREDQRLQEETAKKLGYTKVSQLKLAVAKKIRDFVAGGGYLFSMCSAPDSYDIALAAEGVDICDVMFDGDPIDTKAQQKLDYSRCFAFTDFTIVTNPYQYEISNIDVSLTRKVLSQNDFFTLFEFSAKWDPVPTMLCQNHEKIIRAFMGQSTAFSKKYVKPSVLIMGENKSLEEVKYLHGDYGKGMWTFLGGHDPEDYQHFVYDPPTELNLYTSSPGYRLILNNVLFPAAKKKKQKT
- a CDS encoding AAA family ATPase — its product is MKQIYDDYTDIRVIATGSSILVISKGNANLSRRAALYNLHGLSFRVYVNFLG
- a CDS encoding TonB-dependent receptor, translated to MKLTACILLWSLCAINLCWGQAVSINIKDNKKKPLPGVSVKLTKVEDSVAMLGATDNKGIARFENIQNGLYVVKLSYIGFETLEKSITIKSEARTFSFQLKEGAITLGEVSVAAQKPLIRQEDDKMIVDPLPLINTSTNTLEVLEKTPGIYVDQDGGVYLTGTSPATIFINGREQKMSNQDIASLLRNLPPGSVDKIEVLRTPSTKYDASSSGGIINIVLKKGVKIGQFGTVNAGMNQGFYGNQFAGFNYNYSGLKTTAYINLNYTHRERMEQLNNFRLLASDTLLSQSGRSRYNTHNAYLGYGVSYDINEKTSFSYDGRINGGVPYSCTNNSNVINTSSELLLAENDNKIDNHSKNLNIQQDFGLLWKLDTSGSNLDTKLTYSFNNNSNVQDYISNYSLPVYAEILGKGNNLQQRHFIIFQSDLTWQFPYKIKMEAGIKSSYQNYDSDADYLINTGGTYEQDSRRTNAFLYQENINAAYIQASKTFGKYFTVKTGVRMEHTFMKGRQSIPSDTSFLINRVDWFPYIYISRRIVKVLGIELKGYLIYRRTISRPDYQNLNPYVKYVDEFLYETGNPSLKPQFTDNYEVNISFQEFPVLAFGQNFTKDIFSGVVYQDENQQAISVRTFDNLGKSTETYFRLMVGIPPGKKYFFALGAQYNYNKYNGIYDNQQIDYSRDSWRLFTFHSLTLFKYTKITLSGFMMVHGQMNFYELKNFGQLNIGLSQSFLNGKLTLSLSARDVLKTVKTKFELNQGSIHIYGDRYTDSQRFGINIRYNFGIKKKEVRKGFMQFEEEE
- the uvrA gene encoding excinuclease ABC subunit UvrA, translating into MEITNNEHIETKGHILIKNARVHNLKNFSITLPRNKLIVITGLSGSGKSSLAFDTLYAEGQRRYVESLSSYARQFLGRMPKPEVDFIKGLPPAIAIEQKVKTHNPRSTVGTSTEIYDYLKLLFARIGKTISPVSGREVKKHNVTDVVDYIISQPQESHIYIECPLVLNNGRTLQEHIQVLLQQGYRRIRIDKEVLTIHDIDLSVQKIKAKEKINLIVDRIINNTETAVGRERIADSVQTAFFEGKGSCVIITETNGKSTSRVFSERFEMDNMTFEDPSVNLFTFNNPYGACKVCEGFGSVIGIDEDLVIPNKNLSVYEDAVACWKGEKMSEWKEELIKKAYIFDFPIHKPYMELSEAQKKLLWEGNSYFGGINEFFKYVETQTYKIQYRVMQARYRGKTICPDCKGTRLRKDASYVMVGGKSIIDAVLMPVEELLNFMKNLRLNEYEKTVSRRILTELIQRLMFLTDVGLGYLTLNRASNTLSGGESQRINLATALGSSLVGSLYILDEPSIGLHPRDTSRLISVLKRLRNIGNTVVVVEHDEDIIRASDQIADIGPLAGMHGGELVFQGTYDELLKFDGSLTSKYLRKATSIPLPKFRRPWKQYIEVCGAHEHNLKNICVKFPLNAFTVVTGVSGSGKTTLVKKTLFSALKKIYGGHSERSGKHLKIEGNTDRVANVEYVDQNPIGKSSRSNPVTYVKAYDDIRALYCDQPLSKVRGFKPGYFSFNIPGGRCEECQGDGYVTVEMQFMADIHLKCESCGGKRFKDEVLDIVWNGKNITDVLDLTIEEALKFFDSQGKRNSLEAHIVNKLQPLADVGLGYVKLGQPSSTLSGGEAQRLKLASFLTKGSVDRATLFIFDEPTTGLHFHDIHKLYEAFNALIDNGHTIVVIEHNMELIKCADWVIDLGPEGGDAGGYVVFEGKPEDLLKSKKSYTAKFLKDKLL
- a CDS encoding sigma-70 family RNA polymerase sigma factor — encoded protein: MTLQLTNDQALIDSYLSGNHASLEVLINRHKKRIYSYILMVVKDVHLSEDIFQDTFVKVINTIRTGAYKEEGKFLQWVMRIAHNLIIDHFRKSKRIPIIENSETYDVFDTVRILDNSIEDKMVHDQIHNDVRSLIEYLPEEQKEVLIMRHYYDMSFKDIAESTNVSINTALGRMRYALINLRKLIEQKELVLTA